The Bernardetia sp. genomic sequence AGCATTGGTAGGAAAAGAGTTGATTCTGTCCACAGAATTTTTTACTTCTGCTAAGGCTTCGTCTGCATCTACTCCACGCTCCAACTGCACGATAATACTGGCGTTGTTTTCAGACGAAGTGGAAGTAATTTCTTTAATTCCCTCAATTCCTTTCAAAGATTCTTCTACCTTTATGGTTATGCCTTCTTCCATTTCCTCTGGCGAAGCTCCTGGCATTACCACTCCTACAGAAATAGTAGTAGGGTCGGTTTCAGGAAAAAAGGAACGTTTCATTACCCAACCATAACATAATGCTCCAAAAATAACCATCGTAAAGATGATAGCATTTGCCCATATTGGATATTTTACAAAATATTCGACAAGTTTTTTCATAATTTATTTTGTAGAACAGACATCTTGTCTGTCAAGTAGTTAATATTTTTAAGAACAAAGAGGTGAGAAGTCTGTGCTACATTAATTGGCTGATAATGTTTTTTCTGCTTTTTCTGCTTTTTCTGCTTTGCTTTCTGAATTTAATACTTTCACTATCATTTCATTATAAGCATTTATCAAAGGCTCAATAACTACTTTTTCTCCTTCTTCAATTCCAGAAATAATGAGAGTTTCTTTGTTTGCCTTTTTTATTTGAACCTTTTTTAGACTCAAAACAGAATCATTCTTGACAGTATAAACTTCATTTTCATTAAAAACAGCTCTTCTAGGCACTTCAATAGCATTCTGAATTGTTCCTCCTTGCATTTTGGCTTTCAAATACATTCCTGCATAAATAGGGTTTTTGCCTTTTTGAATCTTGACATAAACATCTAAAGACTGTGTGGCTGGATTGACAATATCACCCACTCTTGCAATTCGTCCTGTCCATTGTTGAGTTTCATCTTCTGTACTTACTTCTACTTCTGTTCCTGTTTTTATCCATTGAATATCTCTTGTTTCGACAGGAACTTTAAGCTCTAACTGGCTATTCTGCACCAAACGCAACACCTTCCCATTCGGAGGAGCAACCGAACCATTTTGCAAGTACACCTCACTAATTGACCCAGAAAAAGGAGCGATTACAACGTATTTGCTTAGTGTAGCTTCTTGTGCTTTTATGTTGTAGTAACTTGTCAAGATTCCTTTTGTAGCTAAAAATGTTTTTTCTTTTTCTGATTCGTAACTAGGAAGTTTTGGTAATGGTTTATCGACTTCCAAACTAGCAAAATAGCTCTTCCACATTTCATAACGATTAGGATAATCAATCTTCATATCTGGGAGAATCATCGCTACTTCTCTCATAAAATTACTTTTTTGTGATTGAAGTCCAAGTTCAAAAGGTTCTCTTCCGAGCGTAAACAAGACTTGTCCTCTTCTAACCGACTGTCCCACTTGTAGATTGACACTCTCACGAATTTTCCCTGAAACTTCGGCTACGATATCAACAGGTTGTTCGGATTCTACTCTACCAAAAGTAACAATTTCAGCTTGAATAATAGTAGGATTTGCCTCTTGGATTCGAACAGCTGTTTTTTGAGGTTTGGAAACTCTTTTTGGTGGGTCTTTTTGCATACTGGCAAACCACTGATTGAGTCCATAGCCAGCACCTAAAAGAATAATTGCAGCAACAACAGAAAGTAAAATTTTATTTTTCATAATGGAAGGTCAAAAAATAATTTTCTAGTAAAAAATCAGTATAAATAAGGAACTACTTGTTTTATAAACTCCTCATTTTCAATTTATAACTAATATCTATTCAATAAGCTATCAATAAAATAAGTAGTAGAAGTGTTTGCAAAGTTACGAGCTACATATTTATATTTTTGTATAATTAACACTCTTTATTGTAAAGGTTGTTAAGAAATGAAAAGGAAGTATAAAGGGCAATGAATTCAATTGGTTTAGAGCATCATTTCAACAAGGCAAGAGTCATTGGGGCAATTCAAATATGCCCATACAGACATAAAAATTGTGGCAAGAATGCGCAAAGTATTCTTCTGATGTAGAAGCCTTATCGGCTAAAAAACATATTTAGCAACCACAATAGAAATTCACAAAAATATCACTTGCTTTCTGCTGAATTTTGTAATAACAGCCAGCTTCTCCATCTTTGGGTTCTATTCATTTTCATCCTCTTCACTTACAGGTTCTTCAAAATACAAAACATAAAAAATGAAATAGGCTTCTCTTAAAGACAGTTCTTTGAAGGTAAAAGAGTCCGAACTACCAGATTCTTCGCATTTAGATTGATAGTATAAACAAAAGACGTTTTTTTCTCATAAAGAGTTTATTTTTGAGCCTCCAAACCATAAAATTTCTATAAAAATGAAAATTGGAATTATCTCAGACACACATTCGTATTTAGACCCAAAAGTAAAAACTTACTTCAAAGATTGCGACCAACTTTGGCACGCTGGAGATATTGGAAGTGAAGAAGTAGCAGATGAGTTAGAAGATTTCAAACCTACTGTTTTTGTCTATGGAAATATTGACAATCAAAAAATGAGAGTTCGTTATCCTAAAAATCAGATTTTTGAGTGTGGAGGTTTGAAAGTCTTTATGACACATATTGGAGGTTATCCACCCAATTACAAACCAGAAATTAAAAAGCAGTTAGATGAAATCAAACCAAATATTTTTGTCTGTGGACATTCACACATTTTGAAGATAATGCCAGACCATAAGCGAAAACTGATTCATTTTAATTCTGGAGCAGCAGGAAAGCACGGTTTTCACCACATCAGAACGCTCATACGTTTAGAAATAAATAATGCTAAAATCACAAATGTAGAAGTAATAGAATTAGGAAAAAGATCTACATTGTAGCACATACGTTAGTGCGTAAAAAGAACAATCTACCTAGCTTTTCTCAAATCTATCCAACCTCTTCTAACAAACTCTCTTGCAATTTCTTTAATAGAAAGAGGATTGGAAAGACATTTTGCATTTTTGTCCTGCTCTCCATTTCTGCTTACAAAACAGACTTTTTTACACGAAAAACAAATTTTCAATACAGAAACAGCAACGCCATTTTTATAAAAAACTAAAATATCTCTATAAATCGCACCACAGCGACTAACAGCATACTTCTCACAGCTATTTGATGGAAAAACTTTTATTAGCTCTTGAATATCAGAAGTTTCTGTTATGGTAGCTCGTTTTTCAAAATATTTTTTTAGTAAAGGTGTAGCATCTTGAAAGGGAAAATCATCATTTCTAAAATACACCTTCAAATTAGATGGTGTTATTTGAGTAGTGTCAATTTTTTCGGCTGCTTCTTTTGTAATAGCACCATAATACCACTCTACAGAATCTATTTCTTGCTTGGGAAAATAATCTTGATAGGAAAAGTTAGTTTGACTTTGAGCTATTAGAGGAAATAAAATAAATCCAAGATAAATAATAGTAGGTAGGACAGATTTCATAATATATTTACTATGTATGTTTTTTTATCAAAAACAAAGGTAACCATATTTTTGAGAAAATCGTCTGTATGTTGTTAAGTTTTATCAAAAAAATCTTCTCTAAGTAAAAACTACCTAGAGAAGATTTTTAAGCAAGGAAGAAAATAGAAATTATTTAACTCCCAAATCAGCAATTTGTGATTGAATTTTGTCTTGTAACGACTGTTTTACTTTGTCGTAATCTTCTTTGTTGTGGAGTTCATCTTTTACAGAAAAATAAAACTTAATTTTTGGTTCTGTTCCAGACGGGCGCATACTTATCTTGCTACCATCTTCTGTATAGAAAGCCAAAACGTTGGAAGTTGGCAAGTCTGTTTCCATTGCTTTATATGTTCCTGTCTGTACGTCTAAAACAGTTTGGTTTTGGTAATCATAGACTTTCAAAAGATTACTTCCTGCTAAGGTCTTTGGAGGATTTTCTCTAAACGTTTTCATCATCTCTTGAATCTGCTGCGCTCCCTGCTGTCCTTTTTTGGTAATGGAAACTAATTCTTCTAAATAAAAGCCATATTCCTTATAAATCTCAATCAGCCACTCAAAAAGTGAGAAGCCTTGGTCTTTTGCATAAGCAGCCAAAAGTGCAATACTTGCACACGAAGCCACACCATCTTTATCACGCACCTCATCACCAATCAAGTAACCATAACTTTCTTCTCCTCCCAAAATAAACTCTTCGTTAGAGTTTTCTTGTTTTTTCTTTTCTATCAGTGCTGCAATATGTTTGAAGCCTGTGAGCGTATCATAAATATTGACACCATACTTTTCTGCTATTTCTCTGATAAGTTCGGTCGTTACGATAGTTTTGATAACCATTTGATTTCCATCTAACTTATCAGCATTTTTCCACGCTTCTAAATTATAGGCTGCCAAAAGTGCAAAAGTCTGATTTCCATTCATCAAAACATACTCTCCTTCTGTATTCTTGACTGCAATTCCCACACGGTCAGCATCTGGGTCGGTAGCCATTACCACATCAGCATTCACTTCTTTTGCTTTTTTGAGAGCTAATGTCATCGCTTCGGCTTCCTCTGGATTGGGATAAACAACTGTTGGAAAGTTTCCGTCTGAAGCATTCTGTTCTTCTACAGTATGAACATTAGTAAAGCCTAATTCTTTCAAAACCTTTGGCACAAGCGTAATTCCTGTTCCATGAATCGGTGTATAGACGATAGAAAGGTCGCTTTGTCTTTTGATGACTTCTTTTGTTTTCTCATCTGCTAACGAATTTATAAGTTGTGCAACGTAAGGCGTATCTACCTCCTTGTCTATTTTTTGAATAAGGTCAGTATTTGCTTCAAAATTTATTTCTTCTATATTTTTTATCGCCTGTACTTCTTCGATAATATTTTTATCGTGAGGCGCAACTACCTGTCCCCCATCTTCCCAGTAGGCTTTATAACCATTGTATTCCTTCGGATTATGTGAAGCTGTCAAGACCACACCACTTTGGCAACCCAAATGACGAATAGCAAAAGAAAGTTCTGGTGTAGGACGAAGTTCTGTAAATAAAAATACTTTTATTCCGTTGGCTGAAAAAATATCAGCTACAATCTGTGCAAATTCTGGCGAGTTGTTACGACTATCGTAGGCAATGGCTACTTTTATTTCCTTTTTATTTGGAAATGACTTTTTTAGGTAATTGGCAAGTCCTTGAGTGGCTGCACCGACTGTATAACGATTCATTCGGTTTGTGCCTACTCCCATAAGTCCACGCAGCCCACCTGTGCCAAACTCTAAATCTTTATAAAAAGCATCTGCAAGGTCAGTTTCTGAGAGCTTTTTGATAGCTTCTTTTGTTTCGTTGTCGTAGTTTCCTTCTAGCCAATGATTGACTTTTTCTTGGATTGTTGTTTCTAACATATTTATTCTGTGTATTTTAGATTTAATGTTTCAAAAGTACAGAAACAAATTTTGATTTGAAGAATGATTGTATTTTTATCGAAAAAAACTAACTTATTTGTATCTATTAGATTATTAACTTTACGACTTCACTTATTCGTAATTTTTAATTCTCAATTTCTAACTAAATTATGAAATCTATATTTTTTACGCTTTCTATTTTTTGTCTTTTCCTTTCCAGTTGTGTTTCCTTTACTTCTTATGATGACTTGGAGCGTTTGAAATACGCTGATTTGGAAGGTTATCAGTATCAAGATAAAGACTATCAACCTCAAAACGATACTACTCGTTTTATGTACTTTACCAAAAAAGAAGA encodes the following:
- a CDS encoding efflux RND transporter periplasmic adaptor subunit, producing the protein MKNKILLSVVAAIILLGAGYGLNQWFASMQKDPPKRVSKPQKTAVRIQEANPTIIQAEIVTFGRVESEQPVDIVAEVSGKIRESVNLQVGQSVRRGQVLFTLGREPFELGLQSQKSNFMREVAMILPDMKIDYPNRYEMWKSYFASLEVDKPLPKLPSYESEKEKTFLATKGILTSYYNIKAQEATLSKYVVIAPFSGSISEVYLQNGSVAPPNGKVLRLVQNSQLELKVPVETRDIQWIKTGTEVEVSTEDETQQWTGRIARVGDIVNPATQSLDVYVKIQKGKNPIYAGMYLKAKMQGGTIQNAIEVPRRAVFNENEVYTVKNDSVLSLKKVQIKKANKETLIISGIEEGEKVVIEPLINAYNEMIVKVLNSESKAEKAEKAEKTLSAN
- a CDS encoding metallophosphoesterase family protein, translating into MKIGIISDTHSYLDPKVKTYFKDCDQLWHAGDIGSEEVADELEDFKPTVFVYGNIDNQKMRVRYPKNQIFECGGLKVFMTHIGGYPPNYKPEIKKQLDEIKPNIFVCGHSHILKIMPDHKRKLIHFNSGAAGKHGFHHIRTLIRLEINNAKITNVEVIELGKRSTL
- a CDS encoding phospho-sugar mutase translates to MLETTIQEKVNHWLEGNYDNETKEAIKKLSETDLADAFYKDLEFGTGGLRGLMGVGTNRMNRYTVGAATQGLANYLKKSFPNKKEIKVAIAYDSRNNSPEFAQIVADIFSANGIKVFLFTELRPTPELSFAIRHLGCQSGVVLTASHNPKEYNGYKAYWEDGGQVVAPHDKNIIEEVQAIKNIEEINFEANTDLIQKIDKEVDTPYVAQLINSLADEKTKEVIKRQSDLSIVYTPIHGTGITLVPKVLKELGFTNVHTVEEQNASDGNFPTVVYPNPEEAEAMTLALKKAKEVNADVVMATDPDADRVGIAVKNTEGEYVLMNGNQTFALLAAYNLEAWKNADKLDGNQMVIKTIVTTELIREIAEKYGVNIYDTLTGFKHIAALIEKKKQENSNEEFILGGEESYGYLIGDEVRDKDGVASCASIALLAAYAKDQGFSLFEWLIEIYKEYGFYLEELVSITKKGQQGAQQIQEMMKTFRENPPKTLAGSNLLKVYDYQNQTVLDVQTGTYKAMETDLPTSNVLAFYTEDGSKISMRPSGTEPKIKFYFSVKDELHNKEDYDKVKQSLQDKIQSQIADLGVK